A single genomic interval of Mustelus asterias unplaced genomic scaffold, sMusAst1.hap1.1 HAP1_SCAFFOLD_453, whole genome shotgun sequence harbors:
- the LOC144486766 gene encoding E3 ubiquitin-protein ligase CCNB1IP1-like, translating into MAMCEDGLLCNFSRCRARLSGFAWVTACSHVFCDRHGSGEFSRAPALCPACQSALAGKLDIVRTELSPSEEYKAMVLAGLRPQLILDIAARALAFWTYQIHQERMYQEYSYSKAEGRLRQMEKVYTQQIQGKELEVSNSRGEVSSLKKLLEEYKKQYSEISEKLMERNRQYQKLQGLYDSLRLRSMAMSSEGEPPMPAGPPGAHFGLPLGGMSKFAPAETTVGKGSGEGDFRLRPSFFGSPVPDGPGGFFGFSPGDDRAPHHQHQASNPGPSCSFRMKKM; encoded by the exons ATGGCGATGTGTGAGGACGGGCTGCTCTGTAACTTCTCCCGCTGCCGGGCGCGTCTGTCCGGCTTCGCCTGGGTCACCGCCTGTTCGCACGTCTTCTGTGACCGGCACGGCAGCGGCGAGTTCAGCCGCGCCCCCGCGCTGTGCCCGGCCTGTCAGAGCGCGCTGGCCGGGAAGCTGGACATTGTCCGCACCGAGCTCAGCCCCTCCGAGGAATACAAGGCCATGGTGCTGGCCGGACTCCGGCCACAGCTCATACTGGACATCGCCGCCCGGGCACTGGCCTTCTGGACCTACCAG ATCCATCAGGAACGGATGTATCAGGAGTACTCCTACAGCAAGGCCGAGGGGCGGCTgaggcagatggagaaggtgtaCACCCAGCAGATCCAGGGCAAGGAGCTGGAAGTCAGCAACAGCCGCGGCGAGGTGTCCTCGCTCAAGAAGCTGCTGGAGGAATACAAGAAGCAGTACAGTGAGATCTCCGAGAAGCTGATGGAGAGGAACCGGCAGTACCAGAAGCTGCAGGGCCTCTACGACAGCCTGCGGCTGCGTAGCATGGCCATGAGCAGTGAAGGGGAGCCGCCCATGCCAGCCGGTCCTCCCGGAGCACACTTTGGCCTCCCTTTAG GTGGAATGTCCAAGTTTGCCCCGGCGGAGACCACCGTGGGGAAGGGCTCCGGCGAGGGTGACTTCCGCCTCCGGCCATCGTTCTTTGGCTCGCCCGTCCCTGACGGCCCAGGGGGCTTCTTCGGATTCTCCCCGGGCGACGATCGGGCCCCTCATCACCAACACCAGGCCTCCAATCCAGGCCCCAGCTGCTCCTTCAGGATGAAGAAGATGTGA